From Candidatus Eisenbacteria bacterium, the proteins below share one genomic window:
- a CDS encoding rhomboid family intramembrane serine protease produces the protein MYYFYWLPIGTDAKVRGIPWVTVSLVVANVVVFAALHTVSGAEALAYRLAFKPGEPTVPTAIASLFIHAGPLHLLENLLFLGVFGPPLESRLGRARFAIAFVGCGWLAHLAQAAWVMTVIPSMASIPIFGSSGAISGLMGLFLVRLYFARLRFASVSQLLLQGIVKAGPFTVPALAGIGFWFALQTFHHVGDAIPEMAIVGQLGGLLVGILFGWGLGLAGEGQVESRLAQGSRHAARAEWFAALGEYEAYLAKTPEDADVIAQVGRIHRVTHQEAVAADSFCKAIHIWLKRGENAKACDAYEEMKRLLGAVTLPAEDLLRVARACEELGRPGDASRAYEAFGRHYPDREGAAVAILKSAEIEQRTLNNPGRAKYLYDELLLRRLTPDIERVVREHVERTEAEIARSTTA, from the coding sequence ATGTACTACTTCTACTGGCTGCCCATAGGGACCGACGCAAAGGTCCGGGGAATCCCCTGGGTCACCGTGTCCCTCGTGGTGGCCAACGTCGTGGTCTTCGCCGCGCTCCATACGGTGTCCGGGGCGGAGGCCCTCGCGTACCGCCTCGCCTTCAAGCCCGGCGAGCCGACCGTCCCGACCGCGATCGCCTCGCTCTTCATCCACGCCGGCCCTCTCCACCTGCTCGAGAACCTTCTCTTCCTGGGCGTGTTTGGTCCGCCTCTTGAGTCGAGGCTGGGCCGGGCCCGGTTCGCGATCGCGTTCGTCGGATGCGGATGGCTCGCCCACCTGGCCCAGGCCGCCTGGGTCATGACCGTGATTCCCAGCATGGCCTCGATCCCTATCTTCGGCTCCTCGGGGGCGATTTCAGGATTGATGGGGCTCTTCCTCGTGCGCCTCTACTTCGCGCGTCTTCGTTTCGCCTCGGTGAGCCAGCTCCTGCTCCAGGGCATCGTGAAGGCGGGCCCCTTCACCGTTCCCGCCTTGGCCGGCATCGGATTCTGGTTCGCGCTCCAGACGTTCCACCATGTGGGCGACGCGATTCCGGAGATGGCGATCGTCGGCCAGCTGGGCGGCCTCCTCGTCGGAATTCTCTTCGGGTGGGGCCTGGGCCTCGCTGGGGAAGGGCAGGTCGAGAGCCGCCTCGCGCAGGGCAGCCGTCACGCCGCGCGGGCCGAGTGGTTCGCCGCCCTCGGCGAATACGAGGCCTATCTGGCCAAGACGCCCGAGGACGCGGACGTGATCGCCCAGGTCGGACGGATCCATCGCGTGACGCACCAGGAGGCGGTCGCGGCAGATTCTTTCTGTAAGGCGATCCACATCTGGCTCAAGCGAGGGGAAAACGCCAAGGCATGCGACGCCTACGAGGAGATGAAGCGACTTCTCGGTGCGGTGACGCTCCCCGCGGAGGATCTCCTCCGAGTGGCCCGGGCGTGCGAGGAGCTGGGGCGCCCCGGGGACGCGAGCCGGGCCTACGAGGCGTTCGGGCGGCACTACCCCGATCGGGAAGGCGCGGCCGTGGCGATTCTCAAGAGCGCGGAGATCGAGCAGCGGACCCTCAACAACCCGGGCCGCGCGAAGTACCTCTACGACGAGCTGCTCCTCCGCCGGTTGACCCCCGACATCGAGCGGGTCGTGCGCGAGCATGTCGAGCGCACCGAAGCGGAGATCGCCCGCTCCACGACCGCCTGA
- a CDS encoding rod shape-determining protein, with amino-acid sequence MFLDQLMGVFSNDVAIDLGTANTLVYLKGKGIVLNEPSVVAVDRTTGKVIAVGKEAKSMLGRTPDEIVAVRPLKDGVIADFEKTEDLLREFITKALRRRTWVRPRIIICVPSGITEVEKRAVQDSAQHAGAREVLLVPEPIAAAIGVGLPVGKPSGNMIIDIGGGTTEIAVMALNSIVNQQSIRVGGDEMDEAIVQYVKKAYNLLIGEQTAEQIKIKIGSAFRLEQEEEMEIKGRDLVAGIPKTMKISSVEVREALSEPLQQIVDALMQSLEKTPPELASDIVDRGIVMTGGGSLLRGIDMLLREATNLPITVAEDPLTCVVLGTGKILDDPTQYEKVLMSVVRD; translated from the coding sequence ATGTTTCTCGACCAGTTGATGGGCGTCTTCTCGAACGACGTCGCGATCGACCTCGGAACGGCCAACACGCTGGTCTATCTGAAGGGGAAGGGCATCGTGCTGAACGAGCCCTCGGTCGTGGCCGTCGATCGGACCACCGGCAAGGTCATCGCGGTCGGGAAAGAGGCCAAGAGCATGCTCGGGCGCACGCCCGACGAAATCGTCGCGGTCCGTCCCCTCAAGGACGGCGTCATCGCGGACTTCGAGAAGACGGAAGACCTCCTTCGCGAGTTCATCACCAAGGCGCTCCGTCGGCGCACGTGGGTGCGGCCGCGGATCATCATCTGTGTCCCGTCAGGCATCACGGAGGTGGAGAAGCGCGCGGTGCAGGACTCGGCGCAGCACGCCGGCGCGCGCGAGGTGCTGCTCGTGCCCGAGCCGATCGCGGCTGCGATCGGCGTCGGCCTCCCGGTGGGGAAGCCCTCCGGCAACATGATCATCGACATCGGCGGCGGCACCACCGAGATCGCGGTCATGGCCCTCAACTCGATCGTGAATCAGCAGTCGATCCGGGTGGGCGGCGACGAGATGGACGAGGCGATCGTCCAGTATGTGAAGAAGGCCTACAACCTCCTTATCGGCGAGCAGACCGCGGAGCAGATCAAGATCAAGATCGGATCCGCATTCCGCTTGGAGCAGGAGGAGGAGATGGAGATCAAGGGCCGCGACCTCGTCGCGGGGATTCCCAAGACGATGAAGATCTCCTCGGTGGAAGTGCGGGAGGCGCTGAGCGAGCCGCTGCAGCAGATCGTGGACGCGCTCATGCAGTCGCTCGAGAAGACCCCTCCGGAGCTCGCGTCGGACATTGTCGATCGCGGAATCGTGATGACGGGCGGAGGCTCGCTCCTTCGAGGGATCGACATGCTCCTTCGCGAAGCGACCAATTTGCCGATCACCGTCGCCGAGGACCCGCTCACCTGCGTCGTCCTGGGCACCGGCAAGATCCTGGATGACCCCACCCAATACGAAAAGGTGCTCATGTCGGTCGTCCGCGACTGA
- the mreC gene encoding rod shape-determining protein MreC — translation MLRNLLARRTDWTVLVIACGLSFSLMVLERHEQARVAWFIQHTLLGPFEAAMGWMDSAVGVYWDNQHLRQRLTRLQIETDALHGERQENARLRQLLKLEERHPYSLVASSVVGRSLDRLGGSLTIDKGIADGVEAGRAILTPDGLVGRVERATQHQARILTLLHRDCAVAARIDRSRVDGVMQWEFGTQPVLNLRYVSSQEDVKAGDLVVTSGLGDMFPAGIRIGTVARVSLDPNGLMKEITVRPAVNFRSLEEILVYLPSTLRGSAPADLFLEQPEPTAAVPTPSAPAPSTSTTAPSAPVPPPPAAKPAPGAITKGVGAPPESVSSESTGMATP, via the coding sequence ATGCTGCGAAATCTGCTCGCCCGTCGCACCGATTGGACGGTCCTCGTCATCGCCTGCGGTCTCTCCTTCTCCCTCATGGTTCTCGAGCGGCATGAGCAGGCCCGCGTCGCATGGTTCATCCAGCACACGCTCCTCGGCCCCTTCGAAGCCGCCATGGGGTGGATGGACAGCGCGGTCGGCGTCTACTGGGATAATCAACACCTCCGCCAAAGGCTGACGCGGCTCCAGATCGAGACGGACGCGTTGCACGGCGAGCGCCAGGAGAACGCCCGCCTCCGCCAGCTCCTCAAGCTGGAAGAGCGGCACCCCTATAGTCTGGTCGCCTCGAGCGTGGTCGGCCGGAGCCTCGACCGGCTGGGCGGCAGCCTCACCATCGACAAGGGGATCGCCGACGGCGTCGAGGCGGGGCGCGCCATCCTGACGCCCGACGGTCTCGTCGGCCGCGTCGAGCGTGCGACGCAGCACCAGGCGAGGATCCTCACGCTGCTCCATCGCGATTGCGCCGTGGCCGCGCGGATCGACCGCTCGCGCGTCGACGGCGTCATGCAGTGGGAATTCGGCACGCAGCCGGTGCTCAACCTCCGCTACGTCTCCTCGCAGGAGGACGTGAAGGCCGGCGATCTCGTCGTGACCTCGGGTCTGGGCGACATGTTCCCGGCGGGGATCCGGATCGGCACGGTGGCCCGGGTGAGCCTCGATCCGAACGGGCTCATGAAGGAGATCACGGTCAGGCCCGCGGTCAATTTCCGGTCCCTGGAAGAGATCCTCGTCTACCTGCCCTCGACGCTCCGCGGCTCGGCTCCCGCGGACCTATTCTTGGAGCAGCCGGAGCCGACGGCGGCCGTGCCCACTCCGTCAGCCCCGGCCCCATCCACGTCCACGACGGCGCCGTCGGCCCCGGTCCCGCCGCCTCCGGCGGCCAAGCCTGCGCCCGGCGCGATCACCAAGGGCGTGGGGGCGCCGCCGGAGAGCGTCTCGTCGGAATCGACCGGGATGGCGACCCCGTGA
- the mreD gene encoding rod shape-determining protein MreD, protein MRGMRDGIVLAIVLILQATVVYRMEIAGIRPDLLVAFVVYLGWMRGPIAGTAGGFIVGLIQDLDAPGPLGLNALSKSLIGFLVAKAGFRVHRSNIGVRFAFFFVAMLMHDVVYFAVSTSGDLGKFIVQMFFVALPTALYTTAIVLLILTLVESVSKGLLLTDEA, encoded by the coding sequence GTGAGGGGAATGCGCGACGGCATCGTCCTTGCGATCGTGCTCATCCTCCAGGCGACGGTCGTCTACCGCATGGAGATCGCGGGAATTCGCCCGGACCTTCTCGTCGCGTTCGTGGTCTATCTGGGATGGATGAGGGGGCCGATCGCGGGCACGGCGGGGGGCTTCATCGTGGGATTGATACAGGATCTGGACGCGCCGGGACCGCTCGGGTTGAACGCGCTCTCCAAATCGCTGATCGGGTTTCTCGTCGCGAAGGCGGGATTCCGCGTTCACCGGTCGAACATCGGCGTGCGCTTCGCGTTCTTCTTCGTCGCCATGCTGATGCACGACGTGGTCTATTTCGCCGTTTCGACGTCGGGCGATCTGGGCAAATTCATCGTTCAAATGTTCTTCGTCGCGCTTCCTACGGCGCTCTACACCACGGCGATCGTGCTCCTCATCCTGACCCTCGTCGAGAGCGTCTCGAAGGGGCTGCTCCTCACCGACGAGGCCTGA
- the mrdA gene encoding penicillin-binding protein 2, producing the protein MAYDPESHVNAQRRERVFTILVAAIFGMVLLRLFSLQVLAGTRYRELSEENRIRVEVLTAPRGEIRDRKGRLMTDNVPSFTVTIDPYEKTYVSNQGYLDSTLVRLSGILGVDPEELIDKVKKERKQSFLVIRLKRNADLKSVAYVSEHRAELPGVEVEAEPLRRYPYGLFASHLLGYVGEISDKELEDPRFATSYMRGDLIGRAGIERQYESYLRGVDGKRFVEVNAMGRKAELLGNKHPILPKRGADVTLSIDLDLQRAAEQAFQPGTRGAVVALDPRTGEVLALASKPNYDPNEFSTGITQARWNEMSQGGNYPLFNRAIQAAYPPGSTLKPFVALAGLDMHAISSTTTFQEPCYGYFQFGRRRFGCWEKTGHGLLSLRDAIKHSCDVYFYQLGVRSGLGRISDFMKRLTASERTGIDLPQERRGLFPDPAWYDRRYGAGRWSKGLVLNLAIGQGEVSLTPIKLVQLTAVIASNGLLFRPHLLRQVTRDGVDIPHAVPLEDSLRSDLGLSQGDLVAVRSAMVAVVNEGGGTGGQARVDSVIVAGKTGTAQNPHGNDHALFICFAPAANPVIAVAVLVENAGHGSSAAAPLAQKVLQAYFHPAKPESAAVIAGN; encoded by the coding sequence GTGGCGTACGATCCCGAATCGCACGTCAACGCCCAGCGCCGGGAGCGCGTTTTCACCATCCTCGTGGCCGCGATCTTCGGGATGGTCCTGCTCCGCCTCTTCTCGTTACAAGTGCTCGCGGGGACCCGCTATCGCGAGCTCTCCGAGGAAAACCGCATCCGAGTCGAGGTCCTGACCGCTCCCCGCGGCGAGATCCGGGATCGGAAGGGACGGCTCATGACCGACAACGTTCCCTCGTTCACGGTCACGATTGATCCCTACGAAAAGACGTACGTCTCCAATCAGGGCTACCTGGACTCCACCCTGGTGCGGCTGAGCGGGATCTTGGGCGTCGACCCCGAGGAATTGATCGACAAGGTGAAGAAGGAGCGGAAGCAGTCGTTCCTGGTCATTCGCTTGAAGCGGAACGCCGATCTCAAGTCGGTGGCCTATGTCTCGGAGCACCGGGCCGAGCTCCCCGGTGTCGAGGTCGAGGCGGAGCCGCTCCGGCGGTATCCCTACGGGCTCTTCGCGTCCCACCTCCTCGGGTACGTCGGCGAAATCTCGGACAAGGAGCTGGAGGATCCGCGCTTTGCGACGTCGTACATGCGTGGCGACCTCATCGGCCGGGCCGGGATCGAGCGTCAGTACGAGAGCTACCTGCGCGGCGTGGACGGGAAACGGTTCGTGGAGGTGAACGCGATGGGACGTAAGGCCGAGCTCCTAGGCAACAAGCACCCAATCTTGCCCAAGCGCGGCGCCGACGTGACGCTGAGCATCGACCTCGATCTCCAGCGGGCGGCGGAGCAGGCGTTCCAACCAGGGACGCGCGGGGCGGTGGTCGCTCTCGATCCGCGGACCGGCGAGGTGCTCGCCCTCGCGAGCAAGCCCAACTACGACCCGAACGAGTTCTCGACGGGGATCACGCAGGCGCGCTGGAACGAGATGAGCCAGGGGGGAAACTACCCGCTCTTCAACCGAGCCATCCAGGCGGCCTATCCGCCGGGCTCGACGCTGAAGCCGTTCGTCGCGCTGGCCGGGCTCGACATGCACGCGATCTCATCGACGACCACGTTCCAGGAGCCCTGCTACGGCTACTTCCAATTCGGCCGGCGCCGGTTCGGGTGCTGGGAGAAGACCGGGCACGGATTGCTGTCGCTCCGGGACGCCATCAAGCACTCGTGCGACGTCTACTTCTACCAGCTCGGGGTTCGGAGCGGGCTTGGAAGGATCTCGGACTTCATGAAGCGTTTGACGGCGTCGGAGCGGACTGGGATCGACCTGCCGCAAGAACGGCGCGGACTCTTTCCCGACCCCGCCTGGTATGACCGCCGCTACGGCGCCGGACGGTGGAGCAAGGGCCTCGTGCTGAACCTCGCCATCGGCCAGGGCGAGGTATCGCTCACTCCGATCAAGCTGGTACAGCTCACGGCCGTGATCGCGAGCAACGGGCTGCTCTTCCGGCCGCACCTACTCCGGCAGGTTACTCGGGACGGCGTCGATATACCCCACGCGGTGCCGCTCGAAGACTCCCTCCGCAGCGACCTTGGCCTGAGCCAGGGCGACCTGGTGGCGGTGCGGAGCGCGATGGTCGCGGTCGTGAACGAGGGCGGCGGCACCGGCGGCCAGGCGCGGGTCGATTCGGTCATCGTCGCGGGAAAGACGGGAACGGCGCAGAACCCCCACGGGAACGACCACGCCCTGTTCATCTGCTTCGCGCCGGCCGCGAATCCGGTGATCGCGGTGGCGGTGCTGGTCGAGAACGCCGGCCACGGCTCGAGCGCCGCGGCTCCGCTCGCCCAGAAGGTGCTGCA